Proteins encoded in a region of the Coffea eugenioides isolate CCC68of chromosome 4, Ceug_1.0, whole genome shotgun sequence genome:
- the LOC113769562 gene encoding G-type lectin S-receptor-like serine/threonine-protein kinase RKS1 → MARMISTSNSHLVTFSCIIAYFIAITCTLSGAKDTLGVSESLKLQNGEILESSNQRFRFLSDHSSSILVIQFVYLKHSVNVWAANSYLAAPSRPRISAITMNESGRLEVYSQGNPHVAVFTVNAEQKVMISKTRATLLDNGNLVLRSSSGRTVWQSFDYPSHHTRLSSGMKLEISLLSQKSTASMQAAASGPSLPLAPGSPSFLIGPPSGRKKSKSSRVVLYVVSASVAAFLTAILFCKLRSRILRYRRQSMGSETPELDDKGDDESMFFSFTSIDIATDHFSEENKLGQGGFGPVYKGKLVNGLAIAVKRLNRMSGHGIEQFKNEVKVISKLQHRNLVKLLGYCIEKGERLLVYEYLPNNSLGSVLFDAAKRDTLDWKRRLKIVEGAAQGLLYLHKYSRLKIIHRDLKTSNVLLDADLNPKISDFGTARIFGENELRGSTKNIVGTYGYMPPEYAMDGIFSEKSDVFSFGVMILEIISGKKNTSFCDSDRHLNLIGHVWDLWTEGRISEIIDSCLDEKIPRSEALQYVRVGLLCVQENAADRPTMLDVAAMLLNGSMVLDSPKRPAFSEIISLNKAKLRENPEFCSVNTITVSDKVGR, encoded by the exons ATGGCAAGAATGATCAGTACATCAAACAGCCATTTGGTAACATTTTCTTGTATTATTGCTTACTTTATTGCCATAACATGTACACTTTCTGGAGCTAAAGACACACTAGGAGTTAGTGAATCTCTAAAATTACAAAATGGAGAGATCTTGGAGTCCTCCAATCAGCGTTTTCGGTTCTTGAGTGACCATTCTTCTTCAATCTTGGTAATTCAGTTCGTGTATCTGAAGCATTCAGTCAATGTCTGGGCTGCCAATAGTTATCTGGCTGCACCATCCAGGCCTCGAATTTCAgccataaccatgaatgaaagTGGAAGGCTAGAGGTTTATAGCCAGGGAAACCCACATGTTGCAGTATTCACTGTGAATGCTGAACAGAAAGTTATGATCAGCAAGACTAGAGCAACTCTGCTTGATAACGGGAACTTAGTCCTGAGATCAAGTTCTGGGCGTACCGTTTGGCAAAGCTTTGATTATCCTTCTCATCATACTCGGCTATCATCTGGAATGAAACTTGAGATTTCTCTGTTGAGCCAGAAAAGTACAGCAAGTATGCAGGCTGCTGCTTCTGGCCCTTCACTTCCTCTCGCTCCTGGTTCTCCTTCATTTCTTATTGGACCTCCCAGTGGAAGAAAGAAATCGAAGAGTTCAAGGGTAGTGTTATATGTTGTTAGTGCTTCTGTTGCCGCTTTTCTGACAGCTATACTATTTTGCAAACTGCGGTCGAGAATACTAAGATATCGTCGACAAAGCATGGGTTCAGAAACGCCAGAGCTTGATGACAAAGGGGATGATGAATCAATGTTCTTCAGTTTTACAAGCATAGATATTGCGACAGATCATTTCTCTGAGGAAAATAAACTCGGCCAAGGAGGATTTGGTCCTGTCTACAAG GGTAAGCTGGTTAATGGGCTAGCGATTGCTGTTAAAAGACTGAATAGAATGTCAGGACATGGAATTGAACAATTCAAGAATGAAGTCAAAGTGATCTCAAAGCTGCAGCATCGGAACCTTGTTAAACTTTTGGGCTATTGCATTGAAAAAGGAGAGCGTTTATTAGTATACGAGTACTTGCCCAATAACAGTCTAGGTTCAGTACTTTTTG ATGCAGCAAAGCGGGATACATTGGATTGGAAAAGACGGTTGAAAATTGTTGAAGGGGCAGCTCAAGGGCTTCTGTACCTCCACAAGTATTCCAGATTAAAAATCATCCATAGAGATCTGAAAACGAGCAATGTTTTATTGGACGCGGACCTGAAtccaaaaatttcagatttcggAACTGCCAGAATTTTTGGAGAGAATGAATTGCGCGGAAGTACAAAGAACATTGTAGGGACATA tggttaTATGCCTCCTGAATATGCCATGGACGGGATCTTCTCCGAGAAGTCTGATGTATTTAGCTTTGGAGTCATGATTCTTGAGATCATAAGCGGAAAGAAGAACACTTCTTTCTGTGATTCGGATCGTCACCTAAACTTAATCGGACAC GTGTGGGATTTATGGACAGAAGGAAGAATTTCAGAGATCATTGATTCTTGTTTGGATGAAAAGATTCCAAGGAGTGAAGCACTACAATATGTTCGTGTTGGCTTGTTATGTgtgcaagaaaatgcagcagATAGACCAACAATGTTAGATGTGGCAGCTATGCTCCTCAATGGATCAATGGTACTTGACTCTCCTAAGCGACCAGctttttctgaaattataagCCTCAACAAAGCCAAGTTACGTGAAAATCCAGAATTTTGTTCTGTGAACACCATCACAGTTTCAGATAAAGTGGGCCGATGA
- the LOC113768954 gene encoding G-type lectin S-receptor-like serine/threonine-protein kinase At1g67520, giving the protein MGRSSSYLAIFYCIFAYYLSLFCVSQAKDTLGVDESIAVYKGDYLESANQRFRITTNYSLAGWYVTIQYVSMGQSIDVWAHDNYLTPASLQPAYLTMNADGRLVVYDSSQHRLIVVNSQQPVMINSTTATILDNGNLVLRAPGGNTVWQSFDYPTYVWLQGMKLGIFQSSTRVLTSKPSFEQPASTLGVDSNNTKEITIVQYGSMYWRSGIWNGQNFSFLEFSDNFGLKFHYVSNPNETYFTWNSSTDPFVFFMFSESANITVSSGDFTNFQTLAVCDVIDYRTRKDQSVGCTNSCGAGDGFKEIMGDLDVWNELSYNDNALRFCKLKCRRNCSCYAYSNTAYDQNGVALGCKIASRSKGKLISSNKQRIFFRESFVLEKELGLPPTQLAPSQKMKSKTWKVKLSVGALVTFLGALALLYLFCKLQSRMRHHKGNFQLPERRDDESPIFEFTSIQIATNHFSDENKLGQGGFGPVYKGKLPTGQEIAVKRLNTMSWHGIEQFKTEITVITKVQHRNLVKLLGYCIHGEDRLLVYELLPNSSLDSFIFGEFNYLHTLAHMDTTKRAVLDWKRRSRIIEGIAQGLLYLHKYSRLRIIHRDLKASNVLLDNDLNPKISDFGTARIFGDDESRANTLKVVGTYGYMSPEYAMKGIISEKSDVYSFGVMMLEIITGKKNTSFSDMDDHLNLVGHVWNLWKDGRISDIADPSLGETIPMLEISRYVQVGLLCVEETAADRPTMSDVVSILNNESLVDLPVPNRPAFSAANRYRNNNNLVQNQESSDNTLTISDLEAR; this is encoded by the exons ATGGGCAGATCTTCCAGTTATCTGGCAAtcttttattgtatttttgCTTATTACTTGTCCCTGTTTTGCGTTTCTCAAGCTAAAGATACACTAGGAGTTGACGAGTCCATAGCTGTATATAAAGGAGACTACTTGGAGTCTGCCAACCAGCGTTTTCGGATCACAACCAACTATTCGCTGGCGGGATGGTACGTGACGATTCAATATGTGTCTATGGGTCAATCAATCGATGTCTGGGCTCATGACAACTACCTGACTCCGGCCAGCTTACAGCCAGCATATCTAACCATGAATGCAGATGGAAGGCTAGTCGTATACGACAGTTCTCAACATCGGCTAATCGTTGTAAATTCCCAACAGCCTGTTATGATTAACAGCACTACTGCAACTATACTCGATAATGGAAACCTGGTTTTGAGAGCACCTGGAGGGAATACTGTTTGGCAAAGTTTTGATTATCCCACTTATGTATGGCTTCAGGGCATGAAACTTGGGATTTTCCAATCAAGCACAAGAGTTCTAACTTCAAAACCAAGCTTCGAGCAGCCTGCTTCTACATTAGGCGTTGATTCCAATAATACAAAGGAAATTACTATTGTGCAATACGGATCCATGTATTGGCGAAGTGGGATATGGAATggacaaaatttcagctttcttGAATTCTCTGAtaattttggtttgaaattTCACTACGTTTCTAATCCGAATGAGACCTATTTCACATGGAATAGTAGTACCGATCCCTTTGTCTTTTTTATGTTTAGTGAAAGCGCAAACATCACTGTTAGTAGTGGGGATTTTACCAATTTTCAGACATTGGCAGTTTGTGATGTGATTGATTACAGGACGAGGAAAGATCAGTCCGTGGGGTGCACGAATTCTTGTGGCGCTGGTGATGGGTTTAAGGAAATAATGGGTGACTTGGATGTCTGGAATGAATTGTCATATAATGACAATGCTCTTCGTTTTTGTAAGTTGAAATGCAGAAGAAACTGTTCCTGCTACGCTTATTCTAATACTGCATACGATCAGAACGGTGTTGCTTTGGGCTGTAAAATAGCTAGCAGAAGCAAAGGAAAACTTATTTCTTCGAATAAACAAAGAATTTTCTTTCGCGAAAGCTTTGTCTTGGAGAAAG AGCTAGGTCTTCCTCCTACCCAGCTTGCTCCAAGCCAAAAAATGAAGTCAAAGACATGGAAAGTGAAGTTATCTGTTGGTGCTCTAGTGACATTTTTGGGGGCTCTTGCATTACTATACTTATTTTGCAAGCTGCAAAGCAGAATGCGCCACCATAAAG GGAATTTCCAGCTACCAGAAAGAAGGGATGATGAATCACCTATTTTCGAGTTTACCAGCATACAGATTGCAACCAACCATTTTTCTGATGAAAATAAACTTGGTCAGGGAGGATTTGGTCCTGTATATAAG GGTAAGTTGCCTACTGGGCAAGAGATTGCGGTGAAAAGATTGAATACAATGTCATGGCATGGGATTGAACAATTCAAGAccgaaattacagtgataactAAGGTGCAACACCGAAACCTTGTAAAACTTCTGGGATATTGCATTCATGGGGAGGATCGGTTATTAGTGTACGAGCTCCTGCCAAACAGTAGCTTGGATTCATTTATATTTGGTGAGTTCAACTATCTGCATACTTTAGCCCACATGG ATACTACAAAACGGGCAGTACTTGATTGGAAAAGACGTTCACGGATTATTGAAGGGATAGCTCAAGGGCTATTGTACCTCCACAAGTATTCTAGATTAAGAATCATCCACAGGGATCTCAAAGCAAGCAACGTTTTGTTGGACAATGActtgaatcccaaaatttctgattttggaACTGCAAGAATTTTTGGAGATGATGAGTCACGTGCAAATACATTGAAAGTCGTAGGGACATA TGGTTACATGTCTCCTGAATATGCTATGAAGGGTATCATCTCTGAGAAGTCTGACGTTTATAGCTTTGGAGTCATGATGTTGGAGATTATAACTGGAAAGAAGAACACTTCTTTCAGTGACATGGATGATCATTTAAACTTAGTAGGACAT GTGTGGAATTTATGGAAAGATGGAAGGATTTCGGACATTGCAGATCCTAGTTTAGGTGAGACAATTCCCATGCTTGAAATTTCAAGATATGTTCAGGTTGGGCTCCTGTGCGTCGAAGAAACTGCAGCCGACAGGCCAACCATGTCTGATGTGGTTTCCATTCTCAACAATGAATCACTGGTCGATCTTCCTGTTCCAAATCGACCGGCTTTTTCTGCCGCCAACAGATACCGAAATAATAACAACTTAGTTCAAAATCAAGAATCCTCCGATAATACACTGACAATTTCGGATTTGGAGGCTCGATAA